The Kazachstania africana CBS 2517 chromosome 8, complete genome genome contains a region encoding:
- the TAM41 gene encoding putative phosphatidate cytidylyltransferase (similar to Saccharomyces cerevisiae TAM41 (YGR046W); ancestral locus Anc_1.86) has protein sequence MLGRNSESLVRWLKVRSLLVARRQSTSSHLENKFTSPTPYFTSIPHSNGGQDRLCEATGGLNLLEKSIRRTNTLNMSPNFGSNQLLRIDKELEDEINSIVNHFKQPIAFAFGYGSGVFQQAGYGIDTKPQIDLILAVTDPMKFHAVNMRENPNHYSSLKYCSASMMEKLQNMGPGIYFNPYSEINGRDVKYGIVSVQNLINDLKDWRWFYLAGRLQKPVKILKCNDNRIINYNQLNLKYAATLAKQLTFKKYNDFDRFKFFEEITRLSYLGDVRYALGGENPNKINNIVSKNYDFFNIYYEPIIKDVIMHNNNYLPDGFDLENATSLLTSRIRRSSVLQTIKGVFTAGTTKSIKYAWNKKLKAWKSK, from the coding sequence ATGCTGGGGAGAAACAGTGAGAGTCTAGTGAGGTGGCTGAAAGTGCGTTCTCTTTTGGTTGCGAGACGACAGAGCACGAGCAGTCATTTGGAAAACAAGTTTACATCACCGACACCATATTTTACATCAATTCCACACTCAAATGGCGGTCAGGACCGCCTATGTGAAGCTACTGGTGGATTGAACCTGCTGGAAAAGAGTATTCGGAGGACGAATACGCTGAATATGTCGCCCAATTTCGGTTCAAATCAGCTGTTAAGGATCGATAAAGAGTTAGAAGACGAGATAAATTCGATTGTGAATCATTTTAAACAACCCATAGCGTTTGCCTTTGGGTATGGATCCGGTGTCTTCCAGCAGGCTGGATATGGCATTGATACAAAACCTCAAATCGATCTGATATTGGCAGTGACGGATCCAATGAAGTTTCACGCCGTTAACATGAGAGAAAATCCCAATCACTACTCATCATTGAAGTATTGTAGTGCATCAATGATGGAAAAGCTGCAAAATATGGGTCCTGGTATCTATTTTAATCCGTACAGTGAAATAAACGGCCGTGACGTGAAGTATGGGATAGTTTCAGTGCAAAATCTGATAAATGATCTTAAAGATTGGCGTTGGTTCTATTTAGCCGGTAGGTTACAGAAGCCGgtaaagattttgaaatgtaATGACAACAGGATCATTAATTacaatcaattgaatttgaaatatgcTGCTACCCTAGCAAAACAACTGACATTTAAGAAATACAATGACTTTGATcgtttcaaattttttgaggAAATCACAAGATTAAGTTACCTTGGTGATGTGAGGTATGCACTGGGAGGAGAAAACCCCAACAAGATAAACAACATTGTATCGAAAAAttatgattttttcaatatatacTATGAACCAATTATTAAGGATGTTATTATGCATAACAACAACTATCTACCGGATGGGTTTGATTTAGAGAACGCCACTAGTCTTTTGACTAGCAGGATCAGAAGGTCAAGTGTTTTACAAACAATTAAAGGAGTTTTTACCGCTGGTACAAcaaaatcaatcaaatatgcatggaataaaaaattaaaggcATGGAAGTCGAAATGA
- the DPH1 gene encoding 2-(3-amino-3-carboxypropyl)histidine synthase (similar to Saccharomyces cerevisiae DPH1 (YIL103W); ancestral locus Anc_2.272) produces the protein MSEVQRKVPRRRFVGSKSATGDKIKTVASNGGEMVAKGSANPTRSITRIPDDILNDENLNNVVEALLPSNYNFEIHKTIWNIRKHNATRVALQMPEGLLIYSLIISDILEQFCGVETVVMGDVSYGACCIDDYTARSLDCDFIIHYAHSCLVPIDITTIRVLYVFVTITINEDHIIKTLRKNFDRGQRIALFGTIQFNPAIHSIKERLLTTEDDEHVLYAIPPQIKPLSRGEVLGCTSELLDPNQFDAMVFIGDGRFHLESAMIHNSKIPAYRYDPYNRKFTREGYDQAQLVRVRSDAIETSRKANVFGIILGGLGRQGNVQTAKRMEEGLKKMGKTVVKIILSEIFPQKLAMFDQIDAFVQVACPRLSIDWGYAFNKPLLTPYEASVLMGKDIMFTEDYYPMDYYEANGYGRGNVPAHSSF, from the coding sequence ATGTCTGAAGTTCAGCGTAAAGTTCCAAGAAGAAGGTTTGTTGGGTCCAAGTCAGCGACTGGTGACAAAATCAAGACTGTGGCGAGCAACGGTGGTGAGATGGTCGCTAAGGGCTCTGCTAATCCAACTAGATCTATCACACGTATTCCAGATGATATCTTGAATGACGAGAACTTGAATAATGTCGTGGAGGCTCTACTGCCTTCGAActataattttgaaattcacAAGACTATTTGGAATATAAGGAAGCATAATGCCACAAGAGTGGCACTGCAGATGCCTGAAGGTTTGTTGATTTATTCTTTGATTATTTCCGATATTTTAGAGCAATTTTGTGGGGTCGAGACTGTTGTTATGGGGGATGTCTCGTATGGGGCCTGTTGTATCGATGACTACACTGCAAGATCTTTGGATTGTGACTTCATCATACATTATGCGCATTCGTGTCTTGTTCCTATTGATATTACCACCATCAGAGTGCTGTACGTGTTCGTCACTATTACTATAAACGAGGATCACATTATTAAGACGCTGAGAAAGAATTTCGACAGAGGTCAAAGAATTGCTCTGTTCGGTACCATCCAATTTAATCCTGCTATACACAGTATCAAAGAGAGATTATTAACCACTGAGGATGATGAGCATGTGCTGTATGCTATCCCACCTCAAATTAAACCACTATCCAGAGGTGAAGTTCTAGGTTGTACTTCGGAGTTACTTGATCCAAACCAATTCGATGCAATGGTCTTTATCGGTGATGGTAGATTTCATTTAGAATCAGCCATGATCCATAACTCTAAGATTCCTGCCTATAGATACGATCCTTACAATAGAAAGTTCACAAGGGAGGGTTACGATCAAGCCCAATTGGTTCGTGTCAGATCGGATGCTATTGAAACTTCCAGAAAGGCTAATGTATTTGGGATTATTCTTGGTGGATTAGGCAGACAAGGTAACGTCCAAACTGCAAAGAGAATGGAAGAAggtttgaagaagatgggTAAAACAGTtgtcaaaattattttaagTGAAATCTTCCCACAAAAGCTAGCAAtgtttgatcaaattgaCGCATTCGTGCAGGTCGCATGTCCAAGACTTTCCATCGATTGGGGGTACGCTTTTAATAAACCCCTCTTAACTCCATACGAAGCAAGTGTATTAATGGGGAAAGATATTATGTTTACTGAGGACTATTACCCAATGGACTATTATGAGGCTAATGGGTATGGTCGTGGTAACGTTCCGGCTCATTCGTCATTTtaa
- the COG6 gene encoding Golgi transport complex subunit COG6 (similar to Saccharomyces cerevisiae COG6 (YNL041C); ancestral locus Anc_2.273), with product MDFIEYQDFATVDATSSTTSDSLPTPVKRLNLSSIDGNDTVKFSKSEFKLPNLSSTKDSDETNVNATLYDKMAQYANLSIERMNNGVVDLGRESFDNNANELQIPASNLDATTAVLSKKLSKVLNDYNLNNYQSTLKLRKALDLLEKNKKNSSFNSEALVTSEYIGSLARKILRSDLENELLKEHITTLEEFRPIIRRIKRLATSIEKIKEETSYIIKDQDKIEGKAVNRAILQDVSDLQSQMKSLGLKKQLLTSVKEKFTLTQVEDDIITNGSINNEFFIVANKVLNIRENATYLLALPNSNAGQALISKVNELLTIINRKFFNFLTDFLYSFESNSVLSSNENKDEDLILFQKSLLYLSNDLEYFNEFIKKTTAMRSKLILDEFLSQFDLNKLSVSNGSKPIILSAHDPIRYIGDVLATIHSLIANEADFIKSLFKFQYQEFDNTPKSILTQNENEFFLEGLDIKVLNMVVSSLANSARIRIEQIVRFEENFKINFEVAQLLKLYQLMFIRKNIKDDSALITNLKNLQNISNDKLLDFFTKYIEQKIKTVNYQESGNDDLLPPDWLNEYLNYVVELFELYERNTKEEDSISLDVLNKIITEPCNKILLEQLQKVFPLAKKNESARLSLLTIEINCFDLIKSRLKPFVSAIFTKNEEDETHSKYQIYKAMDDKLNTFINDMTNLQTKILFEKTGLDMYNNLLNMIFPIKSVQDELDYDMYFSLNENQLMALENITKNITEKLNEYVPIALTDVQENLLFKLTSPSIADQICSSSFNELSIFYRIFRKVLAHLNPDNVDEINSNILNFSEEEFDTLIGIE from the coding sequence ATGGATTTCATTGAATACCAGGACTTTGCAACGGTAGATGCAACCTCAAGTACCACAAGTGATTCTCTCCCAACTCCTGTCAAACGATTGAATCTCTCCTCAATCGATGGCAATGATACAGTGAAATTCTCTAAGAGTGAATTCAAGTTACCAAATCTAAGTTCCACTAAGGATAGTGATGAGACAAATGTAAATGCTACACTGTATGATAAAATGGCACAATATGCAAACCTTTCGATTGAACGAATGAATAATGGTGTTGTGGATCTGGGAAGGGAATCATTTGACAATAACGCCAATGAGCTCCAGATTCCAGCATCAAATTTAGATGCGACAACTGCAGTTTTGTCAAAAAAGCTGTCTAAGGTTCTCAATGActacaatttgaataacTATCAATCGACTCTGAAGTTAAGAAAGGCTTTGGatttattagaaaagaataagaaaaattcttcGTTTAACAGTGAGGCACTTGTTACTTCCGAATATATTGGTAGTTTGGCCAGAAAAATCTTGAGAAGTGACCTGGAAAATGAGCTATTGAAAGAACATATTACTACTCTAGAAGAGTTTAGGCCcattattagaagaatcaaaagattGGCTACgtccattgaaaagattaaagaGGAAACATCATATATTATAAAAGACCAAGATAAAATAGAAGGTAAAGCGGTCAACAGGGCAATATTACAAGACGTGAGTGACTTACAATCACAAATGAAATCGTTGGGTCTAAAAAAACAACTTTTAACCTCtgtaaaagaaaaattcaccTTAACTCAAGTGGAGGACGATATAATAACTAATggttcaataaataatgagTTTTTCATTGTGGCTAATAAGGTATTGAACATTAGAGAAAATGCAACTTACCTACTCGCTTTGCCAAATTCAAATGCTGGACAAGctttaatatcaaaagtAAACGAATTATTAACCATAATCAAtagaaaattctttaattttttaacgGATTTCCTTTACAGTTTCGAATCCAATTCTGTATTATCGAGCAATGAAAACAAAGACGAAGATTTGattcttttccaaaaatcGTTACTTTATCTTTCCAATGACCTCGAGTATTTTAAcgaatttattaaaaagaCAACTGCAATGAGgtcaaaattaatattaGATGAATTTTTGTCACAGtttgatttaaataaacTTTCAGTTTCAAATGGATCAAAAccaattattttatctGCACATGACCCAATTCGTTACATTGGTGATGTCTTAGCCACCATACATTCTTTAATTGCTAATGAGGCTGATTTTATCAAgtcattattcaaatttcaataccaagaatttgataatacaccaaaatcaatattaacgcaaaatgaaaatgaattcttTCTCGAAGGTCTTGACATTAAAGTGCTAAATATGGTTGTTTCATCACTAGCGAACTCAGCACGTATTAGAATTGAACAAATCGTtagatttgaagaaaatttcaagatcaattttgaagttgcTCAACTTTTGAAACTATATCAATTAATGTTCATTaggaaaaatattaaagatGATTCTGCTTTAATTACAaatctaaaaaatttacaaaatatttcaaatgataaattgttAGATTTCTTCACCAAATATATTGAACAGAAGATTAAAACTGTGAATTATCAAGAATCTGGTAACGATGATTTACTACCGCCAGACTGGCTAAAcgaatatttgaattatgTAGTAGAACTGTTTGAATTGTACGAAAGAAACACTAAGGAAGAGGATTCTATCTCTCTAGAcgttttgaataaaattatcaCTGAACCATGCAATAAGATTTTATTAGAACAATTACAAAAAGTCTTCCCCTtggcaaagaaaaatgagaGCGCAAGACTATCCTTATTAACTATAGAAATCAATTGTTTCGATTTAATTAAATCTAGACTCAAACCATTTGTTAGTGCAATTTTTACCAAGaatgaggaagatgaaaCACATTCtaaatatcaaatctaCAAGGCCATGgatgataaattgaacACTTTTATTAATGATATGACTAATTTACAAacgaaaattttatttgagAAGACTGGGCTAGACATGTATAACAATCTGTTGAATATGATTTTTCCAATTAAGTCTGTGCAGGACGAATTAGATTACGATatgtatttttcattgaatgaGAATCAACTAATGGCCCTAGAAAATATAACTAAAAATATCACagagaaattgaatgaatatGTCCCCATTGCACTTACGGATgtccaagaaaatttgttgTTCAAGTTAACCTCCCCAAGTATAGCAGATCAAATTTGTAGTAGCAGTTTCAACGAGTTATCTATATTTTATCGGATATTTAGAAAAGTTTTAGCTCATTTAAATCCCGATAACgttgatgaaatcaattcaaacatattaaatttctcagaagaagaatttgatacATTAATTGGTATAGAATAG
- the BOP3 gene encoding Bop3p (similar to Saccharomyces cerevisiae BOP3 (YNL042W); ancestral locus Anc_2.270) translates to MNTSNTGETHDFGPLLEVILGAKIDGNHGRIPQATILRVIELKIEQERTKQQYYKLEDTKKSIELLTLAKGSGVPTTHISGLFPHSLRRSSHIADRTVVEQTKNDTVEGSPSPFKFPPVIHSTAKPNSPNHVPPKLTVNTRRLNSPAKIGASTVATLSHQTYIKEEKLSPMNYRPVSKQHSRNYSLPIVSKASYNTNVSPTTTIPSEPNVHIPTGMTSILSFNSPNKDNLIKKPVKRHRRAKSISGFGVIDLNNIQEQDDNNDEDSVGSSKNTRNDDDDENTCSEHSTPTKPNSVHTNSVERLLNT, encoded by the coding sequence ATGAACACGTCGAATACTGGTGAAACACACGATTTTGGCCCATTATTAGAAGTCATACTGGGAGCCAAGATCGATGGCAATCATGGTAGGATACCGCAAGCAACTATATTGAGGGTCATCGAGCTGAAGATTGAACAGGAGAGGACAAAACAACAGTACTATAAACTCGAAGACACTAAGAAATCCATCGAATTGTTGACGTTGGCTAAGGGTAGTGGTGTGCCCACTACACATATTTCTGGTCTTTTTCCACATAGTCTGAGAAGATCAAGCCATATCGCTGATAGAACCGTAGTGGAACAAACTAAAAATGACACAGTGGAAGGATCTCCTTCAccattcaaatttccaCCAGTTATTCATAGTACAGCTAAGCCAAATTCTCCTAATCATGTACCACCGAAACTTACAGTGAATACGAGAAGGCTCAACTCTCCAGCAAAAATTGGGGCTTCTACAGTAGCTACACTTTCACATCAGACTTACATTAAAGAGGAAAAACTATCACCTATGAATTATAGACCAGTCTCGAAACAGCATTCACGGAATTACTCTTTACCTATTGTGAGTAAAGCGAGTTATAATACCAATGTAAGTCCCACCACTACGATTCCGAGTGAACCCAATGTTCACATTCCAACTGGGATGACATCGATCTTAAGTTTCAATAGTCCAAATAAGGATAATCTAATTAAAAAACCAGTAAAGAGGCACAGAAGGGCCAAATCTATATCAGGATTTGGTGTAATCgatttaaataatattcaagaacaagatgataataatgacgAAGATTCTGTGGGATCTAGCAAAAATACAagaaatgatgatgatgacgaaaATACGTGTAGTGAGCATAGTACACCGACGAAGCCAAATAGTGTTCATACCAATTCGGTAGAAAGGTTATTGAATACATAg
- the LAP2 gene encoding bifunctional aminopeptidase/epoxide hydrolase (similar to Saccharomyces cerevisiae YNL045W; ancestral locus Anc_2.268), producing MVVMHSLVVIIAGFMLWKFIKEITKPRKMLTPFLESKRPQQSPEFDYSTLSNYRAFKVNHTALNLSISFDRQTISGDVLYDLTKIAQDTKEIHLDTSFLKVSKVEIDNVSTENYQIHERKEPLGSQLTIKQEKLNNAFKLRLCFETTDKCTALQWLNAKQTSGKPYVFSQLEAIHARSLFPCFDTPSVKSTFTASIQSPLPVVFSGISTETTEENTYVFEQKVPIPAYLIGIASGDLASAPIGPRSTVYTEPFRLDDCQWEFSGDVEKFITAAEKIIFPYEWGTYDILVNVNSYPYGGMESPNMTFATPTLIAYDKSNIDVIAHELAHSWSGNLVTNCSWNHFWLNEGWTVYLERRITGAIHGEATRHFSALIGLNDLKNSIDSMKNPQRFSTLVQKLNDGTDPDEAFSSVPYEKGFNLLFYLENLLGGTEEFDPFIKHYFSKFSKKSLDTFQFLDTLFEFYPSKRQLLESVDWETWLFTPGMPPKNEFMTTLADDVFELANKWISHAGKINDAEEFARIFSVQDVSNFNSNQIVLFLETLTQGGSVADSSFDWSEHQVAAKSLLSIYNDNIVQSKNAEVVFKVFKFKISAHLSEYYQDLADWLATVGRMKFVRPGYRLLNSVDRDLALATFDKLKDTYHPICKALVKQDLDL from the coding sequence ATTTGTCTATATCTTTCGATAGACAGACTATTTCAGGTGACGTTCTATATGATTTGACCAAGATTGCTCAGGATACCAAGGAGATTCATTTGGatacttcatttttaaaggTTTCTAAAGTGGAAATCGACAACGTCTCCACAGAGAATTACCAAATTCATGAAAGAAAGGAACCTCTCGGTTCTCAATTGACCATCAAGCAagagaaattgaacaatgCTTTCAAATTAAGATTATGTTTCGAAACTACCGACAAATGTACCGCTTTACAATGGTTGAATGCAAAACAAACTTCAGGTAAACCATACGTTTTCTCGCAATTAGAAGCTATTCACGCAAGGTCTCTGTTCCCATGTTTTGATACACCATCAGTGAAGTCTACTTTCACCGCTAGTATCCAATCGCCTCTTCCAGTTGTCTTTTCAGGTATTTCCACCGAAACCACAGAGGAAAACACTTACGTCTTTGAACAAAAAGTTCCAATTCCAGCCTATTTGATCGGTATTGCCTCTGGTGACTTAGCAAGTGCCCCAATTGGGCCTCGTTCTACAGTTTACACTGAACCATTCCGTTTGGACGATTGTCAATGGGAATTTTCTGGGGacgttgaaaaattcatcacTGCTGCTGAAAAGATCATCTTCCCCTATGAATGGGGCACTTACGATATCCTCGTCAATGTCAATTCATACCCTTACGGTGGTATGGAGTCTCCAAACATGACTTTTGCCACGCCAACTTTGATCGCATAcgataaatcaaatattgacGTTATCGCTCATGAATTGGCACATTCATGGTCCGGTAATTTGGTCACCAATTGTTCTTGGAATCATTTCTGGTTAAATGAAGGTTGGACCGTGTAccttgaaagaagaatcaCAGGTGCCATCCATGGTGAAGCCACCAGACATTTCAGTGCTCTTATTGGtttaaatgatttgaaaaattctattgactcaatgaaaaatccaCAGAGATTCTCTACTTTGgtacaaaaattgaatgatggCACAGATCCAGATGAAGCATTTTCTTCGGTTCCTTATGAGAAAGGTTTCAACTTGTTATTCTATCTAGAAAATTTGCTCGGTGGTACCGAAGAATTCGATCCATTCATCAAACATTATTTctccaaattttctaagAAGTCCTTGGATACTTTCCAATTCCTAGACACTTTATTCGAATTCTACCCAAGCAAAAGACAGTTGTTAGAAAGCGTTGATTGGGAAACCTGGCTCTTCACTCCTGGTATGCCACCAAAGAACGAATTTATGACCACTTTAGCCGATGATGTCTTTGAATTAGCCAACAAATGGATTTCTCACGCTGGCAAGATCAACGATGCAGAAGAATTCGCCAGAATTTTCAGTGTCCAAGATGTATCCAACTTCAACTCGAACCAAATCGTCCTATTCTTAGAGACGTTGACCCAAGGTGGCTCCGTGGCCGATTCTAGTTTCGACTGGAGCGAACATCAAGTCGCTGCGAAGAGTCTACTATCCATCTACAACGACAACATCGTACAATCCAAGAACGCCGAAGTCGTCTTCAAGGTGTTCAAGTTCAAGATCTCCGCCCACTTGTCGGAATACTATCAAGACCTTGCAGACTGGTTAGCCACTGTCGGCAGAATGAAGTTCGTTCGTCCAGGTTACAGACTCTTGAACTCTGTCGACCGCGACCTGGCCCTGGCCACCTTCGACAAGCTCAAGGATACGTACCACCCAATCTGCAAGGCCCTCGTCAAGCAAGACCTCGACCTTTAA
- the YIP3 gene encoding Yip3p (similar to Saccharomyces cerevisiae YIP3 (YNL044W); ancestral locus Anc_2.269) — protein sequence MNNLGTLAQLSHFASNLTVDNIKAQAQSLQSRLSSLRPPQEFFNVKNISKPPNFSELQARVSYNLRYYSSNYGLIIGCLSIYTLLTNLLLLFVMIFVSLGYIGISKLQGQDLTTPFGVFKTSQLYTALLCIAVPLGFLASPISTLLWLIGASVITVFSHASFMEKPIETVFEEETV from the exons ATGAACAATTTGGGTACTTTAGCA CAACTTTCTCATTTCGCGTCTAATTTGACTGTTGACAATATCAAAGCTCAAGCTCAGTCTTTACAGAGCAGATTGTCTTCCTTGCGTCCTCCTCAGGAGTTCTTCAACGTCAAAAACATCTCGAAACCTCCAAATTTCAGTGAATTACAAGCAAGGGTTTCCTACAACTTAAGATACTACTCTTCCAACTATGGTCTCATCATTGGTTGTCTCAGTATCTACACATTACTAACGAATCTGCTACTCTTATTCGTTATGATCTTCGTATCTTTGGGTTACATTGGGATCTCCAAGCTACAAGGTCAAGACCTCACTACTCCATTTGGTGTCTTCAAGACTTCACAACTATACACTGCTTTACTATGTATCGCAGTCCCATTAGGCTTCTTAGCCTCGCCCATCTCCACCCTCTTATGGCTCATTGGGGCCTCTGTGATCACAGTCTTCTCCCATGCCTCTTTCATGGAGAAACCCATCGAAACTGTAttcgaagaagaaaccGTATAA